CACCTCCGAGACCGACGCGCCCTGGCTGCTCGACCCGGCTCTGACCTCGAACCTCATCGTAGGAACCTGCCGTGAGTGGCGCGGACCCGCCGCAAACGGTTCGCAGTGGTCGAGCAGCGATGCGATCAGCAGCCCCTTTGGCGATTCGACGGCGAGCAGTTGCAGCTCCACTCTGCCGCTGGTGCGGTCTCTGGCGGCGGGCGGCGTAACGAGCGACGCGACGGCAAACATGGGTTCGCCCGTACTGTACGCGGGGCTGGCCGGAACCTCCGATGGCGGCGGCGGCCTGCCCGGCCACCTCTTTATGACCAAGGCGGCGGCCACCGCGAGCAGCACGACAGCATGGACCGACGCCGCGCTCTCCAGCGTGAGCAACGATCCTGCGTCGGCAGGCGTCTTCAACCCCGGCGGCTTCGATCTCTCCTCCGTCACGGCGGACCCGCACGACACAACCGGCGCGACGGTCTACGCGACGGTGATGGGCTTCGCGGGCAACGGCGTCAACGCGCCGCACGTCTACCGGTCGGTCGACTTCGGCGCGGACTGGACAAACATCTCCGGCAACCTGCCCAACGCGCCCGCCAACAGCCTGGTCGTCGACCCGAACGACGCCAACACGGTCTACGTCGCGATGGACACGGGCATATATGTAACAACAAATGTATCAAGTTGCGCCAGCACCAACTGCTGGACGATCTACGGTTCTGCCCTGCCCGATTCGCCGGTGGTCGGACTCGCAGCGGCGGCGGGAATGGCCGCCGGCGACGGTCGCACGGGCGAACTGCGGGCGGCGACCTACGGCCGTGGCATCTGGCAGATCCCGCTGCTGACGGCGCTAGGCCCATCTGCTCCCGCGATCTCGCTCACCCCGTCGTCCCTGACCTTCGCCAGCCAACAGCAGAGCACGGCGAGCGCCCCCCAGAGCGTCACCGTAACCAACACCGGCAGCACGGCGATGACGGTCAGCAGCATCACGACCTCGGCGGGCTATGCGCAGACCAGCGACTGCATCGCCACACCAATCCAGCCCGGAGCGACGTGCACCGTGCAGGTGACCTTCTCGCCCGTGGCGACAGGCGCGAGCAGCGGCCTGTTGACGGTCTACGCCAATGTCCCCGGCGGCCAGGGCACGGTCGCGCTCAACGGCACAGGCACAGCCCCGGCGGCAATTGTGCTGACGCCACTGGCGCTCACCTTCCCCAGCACGCTGATTGGGTCCACCAGCGCGGTGCAGAACGTCACCGTCTCGAACACGGGCGGCGCGCCGGTCGCGCTCGAGACGCCGAGCATCTCCGGCCCCTTCAAGATCGCGGCCAACACCTGCGGCACGAGCCTGCCGTCCCAGACCGGGTGCACGGTCTCGATCGCCTTCGCCCCCAACGCATCGGGCGCGGCCACCGGCACCTTCACCATCGCGGACGACGTGGGCATCCAGACGGCGAGCCTTTCGGGTACCGGCACCTCTCCCGCCACCGACACCCTCGCGCCGCTGAGCCTGACCTTCGCGGCGCAGCAGCAGGGCACGGCCAGCGCGACCCAGCAGGTGACCCTGACCAACTCCGGCGACGTGGCCCTGACCCTGATCGCGGCCACGATCACCGGCGGAGACTATGCGGTGGTGAACGGTTGCGGCAACTCGCTGAACGCGCACTCCAGTTGCGCGTTTTCGGTCTCGTATACGCCGCGCAGCATCGGCGCAAACACGGGCACGCTCACGGTCTCGGACGAGTTCCGCAGCCAGCAGGTGGCGCTCAGCGGCTTCGGCCTGGCCCCGCCGGGAGTCTCGCTCTCACCGTCGCTGCCGCTGGTCTTCGCGGCGGCTCCGCTGGGCGTGGCCTCGGCGGCCCAGATCGTTACCCTGACCAACAACGGCGGGGTTCCGCTGTCGGTCGGGAACGTGACGGTAAGCGGCGACTTTGCGGTTGCGGCGGGGTCGAACACCTGCGGCAGCACGCTGGCGGCGGGGGCGGCCTGCACACTCGGGATCGTGTTTACGCCCACGGGGGCGGGTCTGCGCGGCGGGGTACTTACGATTGCGGATAGCGCGGCCAACTCGCCGCAGACGCTGGCCCTGACGGGGGCCGGGGTGGACTTTACTCTGGCGGCCAACGGGCCGACCAGCATGACGCTGACGGGCGGCGGAGCCGGGACATTTGCGCTGCTGCTCAGCTCTCCGGCGGGGGTACCGGGGTCGGCGACGTTTACCTGCTCGGGGCTGCCAGCATACGCGAAGTGCATGGTGACGCCGTCCACCGTGGCCTTGGGGACGACCACGACGGTCTCAGTGGCTGTGGCTACCGATGTGGTGAGCGCGTCGGTAGTGAACCGTAAAGTGGTATGGCTTGCCGGGTTGCTGCCTTTGGGGCTGCTGGCTCTGCGACGGAGGCGGTTTGCCGGGGTGGTTTTGTTGGTTTTGATTGGGGTGACGGGGTGCGGGTGGGGGCGGCTGGTGCCGGGCGACGGGACGCCAACGGGGCCTTCGACGACGCCGGGTGGGAGTTCTACGATTGTGGTTTCGGCGAGTAGCGCGGGGCTGGTGCGGAGCGTGAACCTGACACTGGCGGTGCAGTAAACGCGCAGCGTCGAGTACCGCACGAAGTGCCGCCTGCCCGGCGTTAGGGCGCTTTTGCTGTTGTTTGTCCTGCCGGACGGGCCCGCTGCGCGCGGGGCGGGCGTTTGCACGCCTTTTTACTGCTTCGCGTGGTGGAACTAAGCGACCTGCCCGGCAGCGAAGCCAGAGGCCCAGGCCCACTGGAAGTTGTATCCGCCCAGCCAGCCCGTCACATCGACGACCTCGCCGATGAAGAACAGCCCCGGAACCGCGCGGGATTGCAGGGTCCGGGCGTCGAGGTCGGCGGTATCGACGCCGCCGCAGGTGACCTCAGCTTTGGCGTAGCCCTCGGTGCCCGCAGGGGTGAGGGTCCAGTCGTGCAGTTGACGCTCGGCGGCGGCGAGTGAGGGGTTAGTCCAGTCGGACGGAGGATGCAGAGCCAGCCAGCGCTCGGCCAGTCGTGTGGGGAAGATGGATCGAAGAGCCTGGGCAAAGGCGGGGGGATCGCGGCGGGCGTTGGGAGCCAGCAGAGGAGCCAGCACATCGGCACCGGGGGCCAGGTCGAAGCTGAGGGGTTGGCCCGCCTGCCAGTAGGAGGAGATCTGGAGGATCGCCGGACCGCTGAGGCCGCGATGGGTGATGAGCGCCTTCTCCCGAAACGCAGGGGTGCGCGGCTGCGCGGTGGCGGCGACGACCTCGGCGGAGAGGCCCGCAAGGTCGCACCATTGGTCGCGGTCGTCGGGGTGCAGCACCAGCGGGACGAGGCCGGGGCGCGGCTCCACGATACGCAGGCCGAAGTGGCGGGCGATCTCGTAGCCAAGGCCGGTGGCTCCCATCTTCGGAATGGAGAGACCGCCGGTAGCGACAACGACGGAGTCCGCCCGGAGGATGCCGGAGGAGGTCTCGATGCGGAAAGCCTCCCCGTCGCGGGTCGCTTTGGCTATGCGGGTCTCGAGTGCGAGCCGGACCCCAGCCTCGGCGCACTCGCGCTCGAGCATCTGGACGATCTCCTTCGCGGAGCGGTCGCAGAAGAGCTGGCCGAGGGTCTTCTCGTGGTACGGAATACCGTGCTTTTCGACCAGCGCGATGATATCCGCCGGGGTGAACCGTGCCAGGGCGGACTTGGCGAAGTGGGGGTTTTGCGAGAGGAAGTTCGCGGCAGTGGCGTGGAGGTTGGTGAAGTTGCAGCGGCCTCCGCCGGAGATGAGGATCTTCTTGCCGGGCTTGTCGGCGTGGTCGAGGACGAGCACGCGGCGTCCGCGCCGACCGGCTTCGAGGGCGCACATGAGACCGGCGGCACCGGCTCCGAGGATGGCTACATCTACTTCCTGCACGTCTTGTAGCCCCTCTCCCGCCCGGCTCAATTGCCGCTCATTCATTTTAACTGGGGATGAAATCTTCATCCTCCCTTGAACGAAGGTTTGTCTGCCGTGGTGCATCTAATCTATGCTTGGCGTTCCAATCCTTGGGTAGGTGTGGAGGTTTCTTGTGAGCAATAGTGGAGTTCTTTCCGCGGCGGCGGCCGGTACGTTTACGGTGGGCGGCGATCTGACGGTCAACCGGATGGGCTATGGGGCCATGCGGATCACCGGGCCGGGTATCTGGGGCCCTCCGGCCGATAAGGAGTCGGCGCTGGCGACGCTGCGGCGGGCGGTCGAGCTGGGTGTCAACCTGATCGATACGGCGGACTCGTACGGCCCGGGGGTCTCCGAGGAATTGATCGCCGAGGCGCTGTACCCCTATCCGGCGGACCTGGTGATCGCGACCAAGGGCGGGTG
This is a stretch of genomic DNA from Granulicella sp. WH15. It encodes these proteins:
- a CDS encoding NAD(P)/FAD-dependent oxidoreductase, which encodes MNERQLSRAGEGLQDVQEVDVAILGAGAAGLMCALEAGRRGRRVLVLDHADKPGKKILISGGGRCNFTNLHATAANFLSQNPHFAKSALARFTPADIIALVEKHGIPYHEKTLGQLFCDRSAKEIVQMLERECAEAGVRLALETRIAKATRDGEAFRIETSSGILRADSVVVATGGLSIPKMGATGLGYEIARHFGLRIVEPRPGLVPLVLHPDDRDQWCDLAGLSAEVVAATAQPRTPAFREKALITHRGLSGPAILQISSYWQAGQPLSFDLAPGADVLAPLLAPNARRDPPAFAQALRSIFPTRLAERWLALHPPSDWTNPSLAAAERQLHDWTLTPAGTEGYAKAEVTCGGVDTADLDARTLQSRAVPGLFFIGEVVDVTGWLGGYNFQWAWASGFAAGQVA
- a CDS encoding choice-of-anchor D domain-containing protein, whose protein sequence is MLFDCTTLLSSAWYRRKQRLAAFIVGCVLALAAGSAWGQQLVPLQAASSRRLTANTLRTQRFLRGRSVADGHISAQALATARQQHLELAALPRASSLSAAWTPVGPVQVATAAYGNVTGRVTAIAIDPADATGNTVYVGTTGGGVWKSTNAAGPVADVHFTPLTDTLPVFDAGAGASVLPSLSIGALSLANGVLLAGTGDPNDASDSYYGGGVLRSTDGGVTWTLIQQTPIGLAGSFSFLGLSFAGFASSSTTVVAAVTQAGDAATVNAVPLSNSRMGLFYSQDAGATWQMATIMDGSQTVQSPTSSSGGGNAATSVVWNPVRKRFYAALRYHGYYESLDGITWMRLAAQPGAGLAQPACTANTGPPGEYACPLFRGALAVQPATGDMFALTTDGNNLDQGLWQDVCAPTGSGCGNATVAWGKQIGTSQLEVANGSTEIVQAGYNLELAAAPAGADTVLYAGTVDLFRCSLTAGCVWRDTTNALNGCAAPARVAPSQHALALLGGSSLLYLGNDGGLWRSTDGANESGSPCSSTDASHFDNLNGGLGSLAEVVSFAQHPTDPATLLVGLGANGTAGTGSAGTNPWTQLATGEGGTVAIDPADPSLWYLSTAAGVNIGRCANGAACTAGDFAGLATIGQAQVDNDTSETDAPWLLDPALTSNLIVGTCREWRGPAANGSQWSSSDAISSPFGDSTASSCSSTLPLVRSLAAGGVTSDATANMGSPVLYAGLAGTSDGGGGLPGHLFMTKAAATASSTTAWTDAALSSVSNDPASAGVFNPGGFDLSSVTADPHDTTGATVYATVMGFAGNGVNAPHVYRSVDFGADWTNISGNLPNAPANSLVVDPNDANTVYVAMDTGIYVTTNVSSCASTNCWTIYGSALPDSPVVGLAAAAGMAAGDGRTGELRAATYGRGIWQIPLLTALGPSAPAISLTPSSLTFASQQQSTASAPQSVTVTNTGSTAMTVSSITTSAGYAQTSDCIATPIQPGATCTVQVTFSPVATGASSGLLTVYANVPGGQGTVALNGTGTAPAAIVLTPLALTFPSTLIGSTSAVQNVTVSNTGGAPVALETPSISGPFKIAANTCGTSLPSQTGCTVSIAFAPNASGAATGTFTIADDVGIQTASLSGTGTSPATDTLAPLSLTFAAQQQGTASATQQVTLTNSGDVALTLIAATITGGDYAVVNGCGNSLNAHSSCAFSVSYTPRSIGANTGTLTVSDEFRSQQVALSGFGLAPPGVSLSPSLPLVFAAAPLGVASAAQIVTLTNNGGVPLSVGNVTVSGDFAVAAGSNTCGSTLAAGAACTLGIVFTPTGAGLRGGVLTIADSAANSPQTLALTGAGVDFTLAANGPTSMTLTGGGAGTFALLLSSPAGVPGSATFTCSGLPAYAKCMVTPSTVALGTTTTVSVAVATDVVSASVVNRKVVWLAGLLPLGLLALRRRRFAGVVLLVLIGVTGCGWGRLVPGDGTPTGPSTTPGGSSTIVVSASSAGLVRSVNLTLAVQ